The window ttttttatcttcttttgttagGTTTGTGAATCGGAAATTTAGTAATCAGTATAAAGCTACCATTGGAGCTGATTTCTTGACCAAAGAGGTCCAAATCGATGACAGGTTGTTCACTTTGCAGGTAATTTAACTGACTGTGTTtctctaatactatatatatgtgattaatTAGGTTTGTTGCTCATAGTGTAGTTTCTTGGTTTGTTAGTTTTTATGTTTGAGAAAGAGTTATCCCTAAGTTctaatcaaaagaagaagatgagtgttTCAGTGTTCTCCCATGTATAGATTTGGGATACTGCTGGGCAAGAAAGGTTTCAAAGTCTGGGTGTTGCTTTCTACCGAGGAGCGGACTGTTGTGTTCTTGTGAATGATGTCAATGTTATGAAATCTTTTGACAATCTTAACAACTGGAGGGAAGAGTTCTTGATCCAGGTTACAAACAACATCCTCATACATACTGTATCATATTCTTTTCTATCATATCAGtgaattaatttggtttttattgaGTGTGTTTAGGCTAGTCCTTCGGATCCTGATAACTTCCCGTTTGTTGTGTTGGGGAATAAGACAGATGTTGACGGTGGAAAGAGCCGAGTGGTAAATTTAGATCCTTCTCTCTTAAGTGACGTAAGAGTTTTGACAAATTTATGCTAAGATAGAGATACCTCATCTTTCAGGTTTCTGAGAAAAAAGCAAAGGCTTGGTGTGCATCCAAGGGAAACATTCCGTACTTCGAGACTTCAGCCAAAGAAAGATTCAATGTCGATGCAGCTTTCGAATGCATTGCCAAAAATGCTCTCAAGAATGAACCTGAAGACGAAGTGTAAGTCCTAACACTTTAGCTAAAACACTTACATCATCTCAACTCCCATCAAATTGAGTTTTTCTTTGAACTTTTCtcggtttctttgttttaatgcCTCGCAGGTACCTTCCTGACACCATTGATGTAGCTGGGGCTCGGCAACAGAGATCAACTGGCTGTGAATGCTAACCAACTTTGTTGCAAGGTTTATTAGAAAGAACTTGTGTTTTAAAGAGTGagcttttttgtttctttggcaTTATCCTGATGTGTATCAATTAGCATAAGCACCTTTGTTTCTTTCTGCAATTGAAACGAATTGGGCTCCTTACCTTTTTTCCTGTATGGAATTTTTGGTCACGTTTCATTTTTAATCTCTCTTCAGGTTGTGGCAAATTTTGCAAGATGTCATTAATGTAAGTATAAATGCGAGGA is drawn from Camelina sativa cultivar DH55 chromosome 1, Cs, whole genome shotgun sequence and contains these coding sequences:
- the LOC104765443 gene encoding ras-related protein RABG3c — encoded protein: MASRRRVLLKVIILGDSGVGKTSLMNQFVNRKFSNQYKATIGADFLTKEVQIDDRLFTLQIWDTAGQERFQSLGVAFYRGADCCVLVNDVNVMKSFDNLNNWREEFLIQASPSDPDNFPFVVLGNKTDVDGGKSRVVSEKKAKAWCASKGNIPYFETSAKERFNVDAAFECIAKNALKNEPEDEVYLPDTIDVAGARQQRSTGCEC